The nucleotide sequence cctcatccagcctgatCTTCAGTGTTTATGGGTATGGGGCACTtacaacctccctgggcaacctgggcCAGTGTTTCATCACCCTCATGgtaaaaaacttcttccttctATCTAGTCTGAATCTATTGTCCTTAAGTTCAAAAGCATGACCTATGACAACAAGACCTACTAGAAATTCTGTCCCCATCTTTTCCATAAGCCCTCTTTAAGTACTAAAAATCCACAGTGAGGTCTGCCcagagcctcctcttctccagggcTCTCTCAGTCTGTCTTTCATAGAGATGCTCCTGCCCTCTCTTCCCCTTTGTGACCCTCCCCTGGATTCACTCCAACAGGTCTGTGTCCTTCCTGAGCTGGACAACAGCAAGTCCTTGAGTACTATAAATATCACTGGGTGTGTTTGTGTGGTGAAATACATGGAACCATGTCAATTTTTAACtacataaataaattaatatcaaATAACTAATTCATTTTTTAAGAATACTGACCTACTAGTCCATCATTGCAataaatttatttgcattttaaaacattcgTTTGTAGTTAGATTGTAAAAATACAAGTTCTATATTTCGCAAAACTGGAACTTGTGCTTATGAAGCAATATGTTATTTTTAAGGTGGCTTCAATATTCCAAATACTGAATTCTTAATATACTGAATAGTCTACTTCAGGCTGGTTGATGGACTCCATATATTGTGATATAGTCTCCAACATTACCTATGtttgaaataacagaaaattcCAATTATGacttctaatattttttctttgaattatgGTTTGTGACTCCAGGCCCGCTGAAGTAATTGAAAAGCCATCTTTTTACTTAGAGGTTTCTCGACCAGCCTTCTTCTCCTAGAGCCATGCAGAGAACCTCTCTCTTACTCACCTGCTTCTTCCAGCTACTGTTCAGCCTTGGGGACATATTTCAGCTCACTCTTTATGCTCTGAATCTCTGACAAGTTGACAGCAGGACCTGGAAGTTTCTTAGCTCCTGGGAGcagtttcttctctttctcctcctctgttGAAGCAGGAACATTCTGCACAAAAGGACACCAGTGACCTTCTTGCTGCAACAGCAATTTCTTGAACATGAGCACAGGTCAGTtatttgaaaaacaggaaatgaTGTTTTTATACTAAGGGTAATCCCAGTAGAAAAAGGGGGTGGAAGCATGAAGAGATAgggtattttgttgtttgttgtctAAAATGTCAAAAAACATTCTAAAAATAATAGAAGATGCTCAGTGTAGAGGAATGAGGATTAGAATGGGTAAGAATTTAGTGTCAGGCAATTAGTAGAAAATAACTGACTGGAGAATTAAAGGCAACTCCAAGTCCCTCATACTTTAGATGACAAAAAAAGTAGAACCATTTTTATCATCTAATTCCTTTGAGAGTTTCACAGTTGCCAGACATTTGGAGAGGAAGATCATCATGCACTTCTGCAGCCCTGGAGAAGAGCTATGATAGTAGGTTATGGACTCCCAAAGTTCCCTGCAAGATCAACATGAGTTGAAATTTAACTTTTCATAACCTGAGTTGCAAGACCAGAAGGGGTTTTGTCATTTTATGTTTGAATTAGGGTAGTGCTGCATGGCTATTTTGCTGACACTGTAAAAATGCCAGTTAAATAACAGCAATTATACAATAGTGAGCAACTCAGCTAATTTCCCAAAGGACCACAGTATTTCAGTCCTTGGTACTTCCTCAGCTATTGCTTCTAGCTGAGTAGAGCAGGTATCTTTGACCATTTCTAATCTAGACTGGGTAATGTTTTGAAGGCATAGATTTCCAGACATGAGTTTACTGTTGTTCCATCCTGCTGTGCATTTTATAAAGCTGGCACACAGGAGGAATCAAGTACATTTAGagattaatttatattttactataaataatttaatgatgaaattattttttcatttttgattaCTCTGTGAATGTCTTCTTGTGATGGGTCTTTTTGAGTTCAATCACTATTTAGATTTATTAGCCACACTTTTTGAAAAGGTGCATTAACTGTGAACAGTCAGTTCTTAATATTTAACTTAAGTTTTAAAATTCCAATATTACTTGCCAAATATTATTGGCCAGTAAacccctctttttttctttgttcactAATGGACTACATGGAAGAAGACTTTGCAATGTCAAGTAGCAAACATACAAGGTATTCTAGAAAACTGATATTTTCTTCCTATCTGATCTTTAAGGACTTTCTTAAGATCACAAAGTATAAGAAAACTGAAGTGATAACTAGATTTCTTGTCTCGGTAAACTTGTATTATCTTTTCTCACATTTCAGCCAATACACTACTAATTAATACAAGATAACACTAACAGTATTTTACTATTGTTTTTGCTAGATCATTTCAAATCCCAGCCAGTAATTCAGCCCCAGGTACTGTATGTACTGCCTGATATCTGGTTTAATGATCTAGCAtcctgaaacagcagcaaagcacaTCAG is from Cinclus cinclus chromosome 2, bCinCin1.1, whole genome shotgun sequence and encodes:
- the SMPX gene encoding small muscular protein, whose amino-acid sequence is MSKQPASHVKAIQANINIPMGAFRPGAGHPHKRKELTPEEVEENVPASTEEEKEKKLLPGAKKLPGPAVNLSEIQSIKSELKYVPKAEQ